The genomic interval TTAACTGCTTTTGTAATGCATTGATATAGAGTGTTATCTGGCCAGTGATTGCACCTTCAGAATTTGGgtaaacagcaatgtctctgctTGGATGTGCATGCTGAAGAGGGatggcagagagacagaatatTGATCCAAAGCAAATCTGTGTCCCAAGGGTCCAGTGCTCCCCTGTCCAATATCCTCTAAATATGAGACATTAAGGAGACCTTTCAAAGGGTTTTATATTCTTAGCAATGTTTTTCCTTATAGGTCAAGTATTTAGTATATGTTTCCCTCAGTCAATATGTTCAAATGATCTACCTACAGCTAATAGCGTCCAGATGTTATGCTACTTGAAACCTCACCCTCAAATTTGTGGACAGATGGTTTTCTTGATGTTAGACATTAATATCTCCACAGTTGCTGATCAGATTGTTACCCATCacactgcatttaaaacatatCCTTTTATTCTTTTGCAATTTgaagtgcaaaaatattttttaaaataaagacatagtGATTACCTCACACTGATTAATCTTCTTTAATGACAAGGATGGTGtgctttttagaaaaacaaaacaaaagaatctACTGCCATGCAAGCAGCTCTGCGAGGCTGTACAGGGCCCACAGCCCACAGGAACAGCATAAGACTTTAAGGCCAACTTAACATAGTGGCCAAACGTTGAATTGCTATGTTTGGctctgtcatgtgatgccataGAGCCCAGAAAGACCTTTTCCATTGACTTATACTGaggaagagacatctgtaaatcactGGATTcatttttgagcatcacaacctcagcaaaatgacttgttttttgatccattcagtctAATATCATTTCTAAAGTCTAGAAAAGCCacaacattaatttatttaatcctgATTCAAGTTACCAGATCCGCGGACATTGGGCTTTTTCGGCTTCATgagccactgagcaactttcaaaGAATGAGGCCCTGCTGCCAACGCTGCATCCAGttctttttatacatccataggtcagtgtgacagtgataacatgctgatgtttagggTGTTAGCAAGCTACCATTTggtaattagcactaaacacagcTAAAACTAAAGAGAGGTCATCagttttgaaagtattttgtcTTAactaaaaactattaaaaagtgCCGCTAAAAAGATGTCATGACTAAATCTTCAGTGATGTCTACCAGTGTTTAAGTACTTCAAATGTAAAagtatttcaaatgtatttctgatAAAAATGCATAACTCTACAgggtttgacattttatttttaaaaatattatgattCAAACttatatgtacatattttttggCAACTTATCTCATAGAATGGGTCGTATGatatccttaaaaaaatgtacccaTAATAGTTTGTATCATTGCTGCAgtttgcattactttttgtgggGAAATGAACAAAGAGTTTGTGAAAACAGCCTGATTAGGATACTGAAATTTAATATTCAGTCATGGTCGAGTCTTCTTTGTTATagatctgaatgtttttttgggtaatGCTGATATTTACTGGAGGGCAAACAGCACCCTTCTTTCATTTACTTTTGACTTTTGCAGACCATATAAATTGTGTTTCCATggtaatatttgttttttttacacagtccCCTTTGTATATGCATGTGAGGAAAACTGCATGAGGAATAATCAGTTGCATGTAAACAGCACATATCAGCAACACAGTCTACATGTAATCACACTCAGATGCAAATCAAAGGGCTGCAAAGAGCATTTAATGGCTCAGACTCTGTATGATGGTGGATGCTGATTATCCTGGTTGTTCACCCCGgtcactgaaatgaaaagagCGGAGCACACTGCCtccattaaatatcttgtcacAACCTGTTTCACAGAGCCAAACAACATCCAGTCACATTAGTGGCATATCTTACAAATGAAAAGAGAGTATAAAGTTAGTTAGATAAAAGctgtatgttttaaatttaaaaaaaaaaaaaaaagttggcacaCTGCCATGCATGATAGAGCGGAGCATTACTCACTGATGTTTCCATGAGCAGTCATCTGCTGTATAATACATTCACATcacaacatgaaaatgtttcttatttgcaagaaaatgttactaaaaacattttttggcagtaAACCCCTCAAATAATCAAATTCAAATACAACCCTTTCAGAAGAAAGTTTTCCATATGGAAAGCACCCAATCACCCAGTAActattgtttttgaaaatgaaagttaaataataatcatttggCTTGTTGGttctcttatttgttttttgtatcacTTTGCTGTCCTTCACTgagacatgaaaataataaagaaaagaaaataaaagtcaagagGTAAGGAGAAGgaatcttaagaaaaaaatcggTAATATTATGAAAAGATACAAGTGTCAGACCGACCTGGGATATTTGAAAAGCAGGAGGTGATGTGCATCAAGGTTGCACATGGATATATACTTTACAAAAGCACAGATATTTGTGACAAAGTTTCAGTAAAGGCCATTTACTCCAGCTGAGTTCTAAAGGCAGCTTTGATCAGCTGTAACACGTGTTTCAATATATCTTAGATTTATTTGTGTGACTGATATTTACAGCAACTGAAAGTTATTCATAATGCCAGTGCATCTTTGTGCTTTAAATGCAGTAAGCAATATATGTTGTTTGTCTAAGGCCTAAGTTATCTTTGAGCCATTCATAAGCTCCTGATTCGCTTTATATTAGAAAGCACCGGTGAGTAACGTCATTTACGGATCAGGTTGTCCCTGGCAAAGCACAGGACGTATAGAGCCACACAAAGACACTGTATCTTCACTGATGTTACTTTATTACAACAACAACTAGAAAAACCCGTTGAGCTCAACCGCGTATAAACAACTCACACCTATGACACTAAACACATACATGCCCACTACATAAAGGAAGAGTTTGACAATGAGATACACTTGATTTGCTTTCTTGGTCCACTAAAAAATTAAGTGACATTCAGCAGCTGTTAGCTTAGCATACATTCAAGCAGCGGTTCTTAAGCCAACTGATTGAcatgttcatttgtttaatcagtACAAAAACCCTAgcctaaaaacaacacactgatAATTTTAGCAGTCCAGTTTTTTCCATTAAACAAACCAAATGTAACATGTTCATTTTGAGCCTCAGATGTGCTTGTAGGCGGAGTTTGTAGTATGttacacacattaaacacaatTACATCCTACACTCGAATCTTTGTACCTGAAGGGCCCCTACAGCTTGGTCTCTAATACAACTACTAATGATCGCTGTCAAAAGTCAGCAGCAATTTAATAACAGTTTGCAATAGCTGGGCCTGCTATAATAATTACAGTATTCTTGAGAACATTTCAAAGTGACACATGAAAGGTTTGATCTAAATGAGTTGCGGTCAGACTGAACAGCTCCTTCGACACTGATTCAGTGCTTGATCAAAAGCCATATGGTCATGGTGAAGTGGTCAGAGCCAGATGGATGGACTCGGCTATGTAGTCCAAGTTGTGAGCGTTGATTGCACTCACATTTAGACAGCCACTGGGGTGCAGGTACACGTGTCTCCTCTTTGACAGATATTCAACCTGCTCACCTAAAgtattcaagaaaaaaaatgtgaaagcacATCAGTATTTCTGATTATATCATggactttattatttttcttactgtAAAAAGATTGGAATACTATGGCAATCTGTGTAAATCAGTATAATTAACAACCATCTCtattataaaataatcaaatagaCTGTTAAAGatctgtaaataaatattccCTGTAAATCCCTTTGCATATTGCTTTAATGAACACTGATTAAGGTTAAAGATATACTTCATATTTGTTGAAGTGAGGTACTTGTCTATACACAGTGGATAACAAACAGTAAATATCATTGAGCATGCTCCcagttttaatttgacattGAAGCTAAACAATATGCTGCTATGGACaagggtcagcaacaaaacatattttagccacctaaaacaGCCCCACATACAAAAGAGTATCAGTCTAGGTGTATGCTATATTATCTATATACAAGATTTTCATTGCTTTAACTTAATGTCAGAATAATTTACAAGGAAAATAGGAAGCCGTTTtatcactctcttcaaagccagactgagaaaaacagtgatttaacattaatgaacacaggagctgccgGTCAACAACTGCTTCAAACATCTAgttggtttgtgttattttgagaCTTCAGTTGGGAATCACCAAATTCACACAATAGCAGAAACTAACTGATCGAtgcagctgtagaccagcagctcctgttttcagtgaactaaaatcactgtttttctcaatttaGCCTGGTGCCTTTGACGAGTGAATAGATGGGGAACAGAAACCATTAAAGGCTTCCCCAATGAAGAGAGCTGCCTGACATTAAGtgaagcagtaaaaatactctcaatatagcatttgggttgcaacggtatgagatttttacagtgtgataactgtctcagaaaatatcatggtttCATGGtgttaaagttattattatcagaaAGAGCtacccttaaaggaatgaaaacaggatTAGTTTTAGTTGAATGAATGTTACATGAATATAATTAACACCTGAAACCATTCTTAATGGAGCCATTAGAAAGtctcccctttaaaaaaaacaaaaaggtggaAGTCTTGATccagttcctttttttctttttaaatattgtagataagcaaatgttcATGGTATGATAATTGCCAACTTTCATACcataaaatatgtattgttGCTATACCTTTCCACATTAGAACATTACTTAACATCTGTGTCAGAAAagcctgcctctccaaactgggggcgagCCAACTGTCATCTACAGTATTTAATAAACGTACTATGGATAAGTAAACCATACAAACCAACTTAAAAACTCTAAACAATCCCTTTAAGGCCTGTAATTGTACAGAAAGAAAGTTAGACAAACATATTTCATGATTGTGTATAAAGTTTAATAACAGCATATTACATTATAAGGAAAAAGTTCAACGTGGCAGAACTGCTGCGTGTACTACTCACCATTCAAGCCTGTATGACAGTAGAGTCCACCTTGTTGAGTCAGGTGGTCCCAGCAACCTGGAGTTCCCAAAAGCCTCAACCTGTCTCTCAAAATTTCTCTGATCAGCATACATCTCTCCACAACATGCTTTACTTCTTCCTGCCTGGGATTTAAAAAAGTGGACAGAATTTGGGAAATAATATCTAAAATATATAAGTCAATATCTGAAAATATGAAAGATCCTGTAAGCATAGGTGCATTTTGTAAATGGAGGATTTTTACTTGTTGCGCTAAATGCTTTTTGAAGCTTGGCATGCCTGTGTGAATGGCCCGACATCATTAAGGACATCTACTGATACAGTAGCAATGCAGCTGCCCAAGTCACATTTTTGGAATATTCATTCAAGTGGAGCGTGACTCACCATTCAACAAGATGAGCAGGGTTACTGAGCACTGTGGCGACAATATGTGCTCCTCCTACAGATGGCTGAGCCCACAGCGACCTGACTATTTTGTCAGTGTGAGACCGCACAGATAACAGGAGGGAGGTCTGCTTTAAGACGCACAGGAGGTGTCCGACAGCCTCACCTGGTGAAGAGAACGAGAGGAGGAGTCTGTGTTGAAGAAAACACTTTGTTCCAGCAGAAGTGTTGTAATGTTCTGCTCCTTATCTCTTACGTGTCTGCTATTGAAAATTAAGTTGAAGAGGGACACTGATTCAGAATAGAAAATACAGTAGTCAGTTCTGGGCGAGTGATTATTCACAAGGTCATACAAGAACAAACAGGCTGATCTGCACAATAAGATACCAGTCTCTACTACTAAGactgaatagaaaaaaaaaatggcaataaaaagtgtgactgtgactctgcagATACTATTAGCATGTATTGTCTGGGGTGTAAAGGGTGAGGTAAACATGAATGCTTAGAGGCTCTTGTCAGTTCTACGTGAGGCTGACACTATCTGACTGcacaagagaaaagaaaattgagTTCGAACTGGCAGGAGCTGAATAGCTGTGGGGCGCACTGATTTATCATCACACATTACGGTTTGTAGCGTGGGCCCATTTTGGCCAGTGGCCACAATGAAACACATGAATCCTTAAAGAGTGATGTTCTTCACATCTCTTTCTCACCATACAGTCCAAAGCAGTGGGAGAACGACTGAGCACAAAGGAGCTCCATCCCCTGCGATGCACAGTACTGCACGGGCCAGGCATCTCGCTCTAAATCTCCAAAGCAGAGCGCTTGAGCATGCAGCAACAGGAAAGGGATGAGCCGGCGCTTCTGTTGAAACAGTGCAAATGAGGAGGAGCAAGAGCTTCTTGTCTTATTATCATAATTTGAGCCTTGATAAAAGAGCATAAATGTACACGTCAGTTACCATGAGGAGTTTTGTAATCACAGCCCATTGGTTCTGAGAGAGGTCTGCTCCGGTTGGATAATGGGCAGAAGCTGACAGAACAACAACGCTTTGCTCTGGAGCCTTCTCCAAATCCTCTAGAAGTTTCTCCAAACAAATGCATCGCTGCGTGTCATCCCAGTAATAATACTCACGGATATCTTGGATCCCTGCTGCCTGGAAGATACCTGCCAGTGAGTCTGCAGGGaagattacaaaacaaaactaaggATGTAATTACAATGGGGACCTTTAACCTTTGGTCTGAGCTGCATTTGTAATGTCAGTAAAgtctttttactcatttttatctttcacaATAATTGTTACGATGGATACAGCTTATACTCACTGGTGGcaaatcatcttttttctattatttgtgGCACACATGTTAGTCATCCTCCATTCTTGCTAATTATTGCTGCGAGGCTCAAACACCTGTTTGTGGTgattcacaatttttaaaaaccagGCTTTACTCGATGATCTGTTTTAAAATCATCACTGATGGCCAACTCCTTGCTTCTTTTAATGACTGACAACTGCTTCAGTTTTGATTCTTGTTTCCATGGAGACAATTTACGTGGTGTTGgcgggtttttttgtttggcattttcattttgaaattgacattttacattgctGGTGTTTTGGAATATGTTAAGGTTCCTCTCCATATAGCCAGTCTACTCTGTATCAATCAAACCATTGTTTATTCAAGGTAACTGAGAATTGTGCTATTTTACTGCAAAGCCCTGAATTCAAATCCAGTGGGCAAGAAGGATATATACTATATGATAGCAATTGCAATAATATGATAAAgtccataaaaacaaataaccagCAGCAACTATCTATCAAGAATTAGAAacggtccaaaaaaaaaaaaaaagttaaaagatgaaaaagttaTATAACAAACAAATCTGCCATTGGTGAAAAGtacataacaacaacagcaaaatgatCATGTCTGTTAATTACACAAAGCTACACTGCACAACAACCATGTAATCCAGaatacacttaaaatgatcTGCAGACACATACCAATCTAATTTCAATACCTTTTGTAACTTGTTCCATTTATTTGGTGCAAAAAACTAGCATTAACTAACTTACATTAGTGTCACTACAGCAgagtgtctgcaggtccttaaaatgtcttaaaatgttttaatttccaaattaaattataaatattagaaTAACTTAATTGCCCCAAATTTTGATTTATGATGTCctaattgccacaaacattttatctaatttatcCGTCTTTAAATTCAGTTTGCTCAAAATTAGTCAAGCGCTTTTGCAcgaacattaaacatttttgtcgTTACAACCCTTCAAACCCACCACTGAACCTACTGTCTTTTTATTGTTAACTTGCATTtgcctgttggcaaaatgtagattaacctcTTCAAACACTGTCAGGAGGAAATTTGGTTTTACTTACCATCGCAAGGAGAAGAGAGGTAGACCGGCCCGCACCAAGCAGCACTGACATCAGACCAGTGTCTCAAGAGTTCAGCACCAAGACGCACAGCAGCGGTAAAACCAGGAGTTTGGACACCTAACACCTTCAGTAGCAGTCAGGAAACACCAAGACTTGAGTTcttaatgcaaaaaacatttgagaacTAATTTTGCATTGATTTATTCTGAGGATGAACCTGGACATAAATCCATGAGGGTATGAATACAGATTCTTCTGCACAGTGCCTCCAGATAATGACAATGCTTATTGATAGGATAATTAGGATACTGCTTCAGCTCTACGTGTTTGTTGAAGTGCAAGCAGAGGTGTAAATGTCTACCAAAGCTacaatgtgtttgtgtacagcTTAGATTACCCGGTCCTCCACTATAGCTCGAGAGCTCTTCCCCAGAGTAATCTCTGTGGCTCGCCTGGTGTAGTCTTTCAGACCAAAAGGAGATGGATACTCTGGACGGACAGTGGGATCAGTGCTTAgctgttgctttatttttcgAACAAGACGCAGTCCAAAGGTCTTCCCTTCCTCGCTGTAATACTCTGTGAAAGACAgttaatgcaatttttttcagtcaacaaaACACAGTATCAAAccgaaaaaaaatcaccaaggaAAAGGAGGGTCACAACGAGAAGAAACCGTGATTGAGACTTTCAGAAATTCCACcctaaaatggaaaaaaacatactttttttgaagttttaataTATGATTAGCAGTTAACATGTCATCTTGAAGGATTCAACAATCAGAAAGAAGTTCAAAAAATGGGGTTGTGCCTTCAAGTACAGATCCTCCCCTAGAAATATGTTTAATAAGTTATTATCTTAGTAGTTTATTACATTGTGGCTAGCTCAGGTCCCGTCCGGCCTAACCAAGATCACATTGGACCGTAGGTGGCCCATAAATTAAAATGAGTTTGGCACGTCACTCCGGTCGAAGtaaagattttgaaaatgatagAAACAGTAAGAGGATAAAAGGGTTATTTTAGGATAGAGCAACCGTGCTGAGAGAAAACCTATTGGTCCACAAAAggcatgcacattttttttcacttcagtttatttaatttcattccatttattttcattattattattaatattattgttgtttcttCATGTGCCTTCTTGTTGCACGTTGTTCACTGCTTGTATAACtaacaaaatgtgcaataaatatatgtttttaaaaaaaaaaaaaaagcacgcACATCCCTATGATAAAACACTAGGTGCCGGAcaagaaaagataaaagagaTATAAACATTTATGGAAGCGTCTTCTAAAGGACagactcttgtttttttgtctcgaGAGAACCTATTGGTGGAATAACACTTTATCCCTGTTTTTCACAAACCCTGGATACAAATCCTGGAGCTGTTGCTTCGTAAAAGGTGAACTTAAATACTATGGCTgaatctgtttatttatctgtaATTTCACTGAACTTCTTTTTCAGGTTTACTGTTAGTTTTATATTAGAATATTTAGGGGTAATATCTCATACAAAATGTCTATGGGGTGGGCGGATCGATAGCAAAATATCAAtactacaaataataatagtaaaactGTTTGTGAAAACAGTGTATGGTTTACATCAACACATCTGGATCATGTGCAGTTTACTTATCCACTGCTTTGTATTGTCTGCAGTTAAACAAAATGCATTGCACACACGCAGCACACTGTGGCGTGCAACCTGAGTAGTTAAATCTTATCTCTTATCTCTCATATATTGCAGTAATGGCTcaatgaaaaagggaaaaaatacatgAGACAGAAAGATTGGAGCTGCAGCCAAAGCAAAGGGGGGATGAAGGAAATGCCTCAGCATCCAGACCcccaacacagagacacagtaaACTGGCCGAGTTTGTTCAGAGAGGCAGGAATATACAGGTATATGGTagtgaaatgaatattttggtcaaatcagattttcagcacagtttaatgttacattttcaaactgTAATTGGTCATCATTAGGTGTTATGTTAGCAGACTGATTATTCACCTCATAAATCATGATGCTCTCCCCTAACATGAACCACCTTTAATAATATAAAGTCAACCATCTGTACTGAGATGAACGATTCTGGCTCTGTATTACTTGGTATTGGATGGAAACCAAAATTTTTCAGTATCAGTGGGTGATACTTTAATGTTCATGAAACCCGGGCTTTAGTCAGTAATTtaactaaataattaaatgtcaCTTAACTGCAGGTGTTAACTGCATTCAAGTCTTATTATTAAAGCTGAGGGAGCAGGTATATCtactcttgttttctttctgctgtaGATGCAGCATGATTGGTGCTACATACATTTTCCATGCTAAATTACAGATGTGTTAGGCCTAAAGAAAGGTACAGTGAAGTtcttaaatcaatgttttttgactatccaacattttttttaagtactatATCATTTTTGCCGGACAAAGTCCGGCAGTCCCACAacagatcatttttaaatgtgtcatatttaaatttgtatacACCACAATGTTTAGGATTAgctttttgctgtaattttgctttttttcaataGAGAATATTACAACGCAACAAAAGAATAAAGGTACCaatgttaattttaaatgtattttatgcatatacaaagaaaagagaaatgttAATGAGAAACATCAAAGTTGTAGGTCAGgttaaaaataaggaaatattaaaaaacaaaaacaaaaggatgctttccaaataaaatttaattaaaaatcaaacaatcatGAAATAGCCTACATATGTTTGATGTAGGCTAATGCTATACTTTAGTCAAGCTAAGACTGCAAATAACAAGCTGTAGGCCTGTATCattcaatattattattagtttttggaaaaatccatctttgtaaaaagaaaaaaatggtccGAAACTTAACTTCCTGCACTTaatgcatttttagtttttctcttcttttttgtttgtttgtttgtgtaggCTATCTGAATGTATTTTTGCAAATAACCTTTTGTCtacacaaaagaggaaaaacaaagacgATATGAAGGTGGTCCTAATTAGAGAATTGGGAGTAAGCAAATAAAAGCGGGAAAACTCCTCCCCTTTCTGCTATTTCCGGGGTTGAAACAGTAGCGTTGTTTGTGAAAAGAGAAACCAAATAGCGGAAATGAGGGCCTGATGCAGCGGACTCACCTCTCCCTGCCAGGTGGACTCTCCTCTTGTCTTTCGT from Plectropomus leopardus isolate mb chromosome 6, YSFRI_Pleo_2.0, whole genome shotgun sequence carries:
- the got1l1 gene encoding putative aspartate aminotransferase, cytoplasmic 2, with translation MSQPGSSPNEKGVKQNGDTGGHLSVFTDARSAAVSPETRLLSALTKDKRRVHLAGREYYSEEGKTFGLRLVRKIKQQLSTDPTVRPEYPSPFGLKDYTRRATEITLGKSSRAIVEDRVLGVQTPGFTAAVRLGAELLRHWSDVSAAWCGPVYLSSPCDDSLAGIFQAAGIQDIREYYYWDDTQRCICLEKLLEDLEKAPEQSVVVLSASAHYPTGADLSQNQWAVITKLLMKRRLIPFLLLHAQALCFGDLERDAWPVQYCASQGMELLCAQSFSHCFGLYGEAVGHLLCVLKQTSLLLSVRSHTDKIVRSLWAQPSVGGAHIVATVLSNPAHLVEWQEEVKHVVERCMLIREILRDRLRLLGTPGCWDHLTQQGGLYCHTGLNGEQVEYLSKRRHVYLHPSGCLNVSAINAHNLDYIAESIHLALTTSP